Proteins from one Leptospira meyeri genomic window:
- a CDS encoding PAS domain-containing sensor histidine kinase, whose product MIDEFLAILIASGLLFVAYYYHNAYRREKKLRLILFRKNLSNSEEIERTIREKEKQYQDIYDTANSIIIRWSPDFKIHSINPYAEEFFQIGKDSAEGKDVVLDLFQIPFDKSNEVKSQLWNIFHRPEQNIRQEYDVFIGENDKRTVTWSNRILKNEFGYPYEVLSIGNDITNRKIAEENLMKSYERILDLYNNAPCGYHSLDKDNTIVSINDTELDWLGYLREEVVGNFKFSDLMTESSQDKYRLITESFPNENLTGVELEFLRKDKSTFFVSLNSTATFDKAGNFVINKSTVFDITDRKLAEDKLNDYSQKIQLQNKRLQKAVEAAINANRSKSVFFSKITHELRTPLHAVIGFSQILEKDPNLPNHLKGYVDSLYENGVHLLGMINDILDLSKIEAGKMTETRESFSLSQLWDTLFSMFSYRFSEKSISFELLNSSAIESCFYESDLQKIRQILVNLLGNALKFTSQGSVSLEIKVTRNPEHSFDMVLFIVKDTGIGIPNDQLHSIFEAFQQTEQGSSYKEGTGLGLSICHQLVEFLGGTIYVKSTIGKGSEFGFEIPLTRLETISNELVEKSKIGPVHTKELGQIAKQDESEVEFVQNFLNTSPQNLKKEILQLIRIQNFGQLIGVLDAIQTEDKGKLILEQKVKNKKYKFLIDLVQSSNPSE is encoded by the coding sequence CATCTGGTTTGCTGTTTGTAGCCTACTATTATCACAATGCATATCGAAGAGAAAAAAAACTAAGGTTAATCCTCTTTAGAAAAAATTTAAGTAATTCGGAAGAAATTGAACGCACCATCCGAGAAAAAGAAAAACAATACCAAGATATTTATGATACAGCAAACTCTATCATCATTCGCTGGAGTCCAGATTTTAAAATCCATTCGATCAATCCTTATGCAGAAGAATTTTTTCAAATAGGAAAAGACTCTGCCGAAGGTAAGGATGTGGTATTGGATTTATTTCAAATCCCTTTCGATAAATCCAACGAAGTTAAGTCCCAATTATGGAATATCTTTCACAGACCAGAACAAAATATCCGTCAAGAATATGATGTATTCATTGGAGAAAATGATAAACGCACTGTTACCTGGTCAAATCGAATTTTAAAAAATGAATTCGGATATCCTTACGAAGTACTTTCCATTGGGAATGATATCACTAACCGAAAAATAGCTGAAGAAAATTTAATGAAGTCTTATGAGAGAATCCTAGATCTCTACAACAATGCTCCTTGTGGTTATCACTCTCTCGACAAAGACAATACTATTGTTTCCATCAACGATACTGAACTCGACTGGTTAGGTTATTTGAGAGAAGAAGTTGTAGGGAATTTTAAATTTAGCGATTTAATGACAGAAAGCAGTCAAGATAAATATAGACTCATTACCGAGTCTTTCCCAAATGAAAACCTAACAGGCGTAGAATTAGAATTTCTAAGAAAGGACAAATCTACTTTTTTTGTTAGTTTAAATTCAACGGCTACTTTTGACAAAGCGGGCAATTTTGTAATCAATAAGTCGACTGTTTTCGATATCACAGATCGCAAACTTGCAGAAGACAAGTTAAACGATTATTCTCAAAAAATCCAATTACAAAACAAACGATTACAAAAAGCAGTAGAAGCTGCTATCAATGCAAATCGTTCAAAATCGGTTTTCTTTTCAAAAATCACACATGAATTGAGAACTCCACTTCATGCAGTCATCGGGTTTTCACAAATTTTAGAGAAGGATCCAAACCTTCCCAATCATCTTAAAGGTTATGTTGATTCTTTATATGAAAACGGAGTCCATCTTTTAGGAATGATCAATGACATTTTAGATCTTTCAAAAATCGAAGCAGGAAAAATGACGGAGACCCGAGAGTCTTTTTCTCTCTCCCAACTTTGGGACACATTGTTCTCTATGTTTTCTTATCGGTTTTCCGAAAAATCAATTAGTTTTGAACTGTTGAATTCCTCGGCAATCGAGTCCTGTTTTTATGAATCTGACTTACAAAAAATTCGCCAGATACTTGTCAATTTACTGGGGAATGCTTTGAAATTTACAAGCCAAGGTTCTGTCAGTTTAGAAATCAAGGTGACTCGGAATCCAGAACATTCTTTTGATATGGTGTTGTTTATCGTTAAAGATACAGGGATAGGAATTCCAAATGATCAATTACATTCTATTTTTGAAGCATTCCAACAAACTGAACAAGGAAGTTCTTATAAAGAAGGAACGGGACTTGGTTTATCCATCTGCCATCAGTTAGTTGAATTTTTAGGAGGAACCATCTACGTTAAAAGTACCATTGGGAAAGGATCAGAATTCGGATTTGAAATTCCTTTGACTCGGTTAGAAACCATTTCGAATGAACTAGTAGAAAAATCGAAGATAGGTCCAGTCCATACAAAAGAACTGGGCCAAATCGCAAAACAGGATGAGTCAGAAGTAGAGTTTGTTCAAAACTTTTTAAACACTTCACCACAAAACTTAAAAAAAGAAATCTTACAACTGATCAGGATTCAAAACTTTGGGCAACTCATAGGTGTTCTAGATGCGATCCAAACCGAAGACAAAGGGAAATTGATCCTAGAACAAAAAGTAAAAAACAAAAAATATAAGTTTTTAATCGATTTGGTTCAATCCTCTAATCCTTCCGAGTGA
- a CDS encoding ExbD/TolR family protein: MKLRKSSSNALIDISSLIDVLFILLIFLMLAVRFTETTSTLQLDLPKSKTESIGEETPKFKILINHLGVIYFDGKETSKESLFQLVPKNQDGDSSVVLEVDKRALFESFVFVTDVLKANGYQKIDIITRKD, translated from the coding sequence ATGAAACTCCGTAAATCAAGTTCAAATGCACTGATTGATATCAGTAGCCTGATTGATGTTTTATTTATTTTGCTGATTTTTTTAATGTTGGCAGTTCGCTTTACAGAAACTACGTCCACTTTGCAACTCGACCTACCCAAATCTAAAACGGAATCGATTGGGGAAGAAACGCCAAAGTTTAAAATTTTAATCAATCATTTAGGTGTTATCTATTTTGATGGAAAAGAAACTTCAAAAGAATCTCTATTTCAGTTGGTTCCTAAAAACCAAGACGGTGATTCTAGTGTAGTTTTGGAAGTTGATAAACGGGCTTTGTTTGAATCTTTTGTTTTTGTGACTGATGTATTAAAAGCGAATGGATATCAAAAAATTGATATCATCACTCGGAAGGATTAG
- a CDS encoding MotA/TolQ/ExbB proton channel family protein, whose protein sequence is MNWTFSIPAILIFILLFCFSLTSFYFFFRIVLGLRKLEDSDYRILLFPKEPTDEELELFFSPLERTIHWLPTIASLSMLLGLLGTVIGINSAFGAMESQGKVSLEVLAGGIKDALNTTIAGLLVAIPSLYFHRFAENKIRYISELLVKDFSNKNETP, encoded by the coding sequence ATGAATTGGACATTTTCAATTCCCGCAATTTTGATTTTTATTCTTCTTTTTTGTTTTTCCCTGACTTCCTTCTATTTTTTCTTCCGAATCGTATTGGGACTTCGAAAACTAGAGGATTCTGATTATCGTATTTTACTTTTTCCCAAAGAGCCAACGGATGAAGAACTAGAATTGTTTTTTTCTCCTTTGGAAAGGACCATTCATTGGCTGCCTACGATTGCTTCTCTCTCCATGCTTCTTGGATTACTTGGTACGGTGATTGGAATCAATTCCGCTTTCGGAGCAATGGAATCACAAGGGAAGGTCAGCTTGGAAGTGTTAGCTGGAGGGATCAAAGATGCACTCAACACAACGATTGCGGGTTTACTTGTGGCAATCCCTTCACTTTATTTTCACAGATTCGCCGAAAATAAAATTCGATACATTTCGGAACTTTTGGTAAAGGATTTTTCGAACAAAAATGAAACTCCGTAA
- a CDS encoding ubiquinone/menaquinone biosynthesis methyltransferase — protein MNQYQLPSQEKKPEYVRTNFDGIAKAYDRFNDWNSFFLHRIWKDWVVREARKSVPSAKSALDLCCGTGDITLRLSNDPNLNRVVGLDFSEKMLSFAFRKIPNQPKVELQIGDAMNLKQFADGSFDIVTMGFGLRNVSDLRKCLLEIKRVLKKDGVFVNLDVGRVRPKFLKFFADFYFFKIVPLFGYLLYGKENEMFDYLPHSSKTYPDQETLAKILTELGFRNVRFQNFVFGNAVAHVATN, from the coding sequence ATGAACCAATACCAACTCCCATCCCAAGAAAAGAAACCGGAATATGTAAGAACCAATTTTGATGGTATCGCTAAGGCTTATGATCGGTTCAACGATTGGAATAGCTTTTTTCTCCACAGGATTTGGAAAGATTGGGTGGTAAGAGAGGCTCGGAAGAGCGTTCCTTCTGCAAAATCCGCCTTAGACCTTTGTTGTGGGACAGGGGACATTACCCTTAGGCTTTCCAATGACCCAAACCTGAATCGTGTGGTAGGCCTTGATTTTTCAGAGAAAATGTTGTCTTTTGCCTTCCGTAAAATACCAAATCAGCCCAAAGTCGAACTCCAAATTGGGGATGCAATGAACCTAAAACAATTTGCCGACGGTAGTTTTGATATTGTAACGATGGGATTTGGACTTCGCAATGTGTCGGACTTACGAAAGTGTCTTTTGGAAATCAAACGAGTGTTAAAGAAAGATGGAGTTTTTGTGAATTTGGATGTTGGGCGTGTGAGACCAAAATTCTTAAAATTCTTTGCCGATTTCTATTTTTTCAAAATTGTTCCCCTATTCGGGTATTTGCTCTATGGAAAGGAAAACGAGATGTTTGATTACCTCCCTCATTCCTCAAAAACCTATCCCGACCAAGAAACCCTTGCAAAAATTCTCACAGAACTTGGATTCAGAAATGTCAGGTTTCAGAACTTTGTATTTGGTAATGCCGTAGCACACGTAGCAACTAACTAA
- a CDS encoding LruC domain-containing protein: MKRWFVLFTIPLLLLDCSNKKKGLLLLPFLGLGDGSTQQASASSADTGNGTFTVVGLETTDPNQVTAPTETTGGTTDGGATTGDQTTTSPDPVVTTPPTAPVVTTPTPTPTTVNNETTVVVVDQTNGGNFNFETNVTVPVTVVVENEAGPVANAPVTITETSTTGDPNVVGVGTTDSNGSVTIPISVPPTVTTVEISVIGVNPTTGEVVEITGSAPVQQPAPATGSGSESGTVVVAPVINVDTTNFQPVNGCVQAVDTDCDGVANAYDEFPEDPSLATTARSGRYTIAFEDMYPSAGDADLNDHSTVFSTEMDKTPTNKVKTLRGTYTHVAKGAGYNHELRLSLDVPTNATVQVNYLDGSGKPWNGCAAASKYTANAAGDCTGGTLNAAQLKRGVLILPSSDKTLFGSKNAPKAGSTFTINDFVRGVTAQVTITFEEPVDLNATKNLVGGHLNYFLAINQKTDGVFRQIYRPGYFVDNKGKDSFIDKNGFPWAIIVPGIFNHPTEGADIRNSSTSGYIFFNSWMQSNGVAHKDWYLHVDQIPAPNRPSYVVRVSDFYADNGFSAYLIKAVRKNAWEVSASLIVVGAALGFLMKKRLEKKQAA; the protein is encoded by the coding sequence ATGAAACGATGGTTCGTTCTTTTCACAATTCCCCTTTTGCTGTTGGACTGTTCCAATAAAAAGAAAGGTTTATTACTCCTCCCATTTTTGGGTTTAGGTGATGGAAGCACACAACAAGCTTCTGCGTCTTCAGCCGATACCGGTAATGGAACATTCACAGTGGTTGGATTAGAAACCACTGACCCAAACCAAGTCACCGCTCCGACAGAAACAACCGGTGGTACCACAGACGGTGGCGCTACGACTGGTGACCAAACCACAACAAGTCCTGATCCGGTAGTTACGACACCACCCACTGCACCGGTTGTGACAACTCCAACTCCCACACCGACTACTGTGAACAATGAAACAACAGTCGTAGTGGTAGACCAAACTAACGGTGGAAATTTCAATTTTGAAACCAATGTTACCGTTCCAGTCACTGTAGTGGTTGAAAACGAAGCAGGACCAGTGGCAAATGCACCAGTGACGATCACGGAAACAAGCACCACAGGTGATCCAAATGTAGTTGGAGTGGGAACAACAGATTCGAACGGTTCAGTTACGATTCCGATTAGTGTACCTCCAACTGTCACAACCGTTGAAATTAGTGTGATCGGTGTGAATCCAACAACTGGAGAAGTAGTCGAAATTACAGGATCAGCTCCAGTACAACAACCAGCTCCAGCAACTGGTTCTGGATCAGAATCGGGAACAGTTGTTGTCGCCCCAGTGATCAATGTCGATACAACTAACTTTCAACCAGTTAATGGTTGTGTGCAGGCAGTAGACACTGATTGTGATGGTGTAGCAAATGCTTACGACGAATTCCCAGAAGATCCTAGCCTTGCAACAACAGCGCGCTCTGGTCGATATACCATTGCTTTTGAAGATATGTATCCTTCCGCAGGAGATGCGGATTTAAATGACCATTCAACTGTTTTTAGCACAGAGATGGACAAAACTCCAACAAACAAAGTAAAGACACTTCGTGGAACTTATACCCATGTAGCGAAAGGTGCAGGATACAACCATGAATTAAGACTTTCTTTAGATGTCCCAACCAATGCAACAGTGCAGGTGAATTATCTTGATGGGAGTGGCAAACCATGGAATGGATGTGCGGCTGCTTCTAAATACACTGCCAATGCAGCGGGAGATTGTACTGGTGGAACTTTAAACGCAGCACAACTCAAACGAGGAGTTCTGATTCTTCCAAGTTCTGACAAAACTCTTTTTGGTAGCAAAAACGCTCCGAAAGCAGGTTCCACTTTTACGATCAATGATTTTGTTCGTGGTGTCACGGCTCAGGTGACAATTACCTTTGAAGAACCAGTAGATTTGAATGCGACTAAAAACCTTGTAGGTGGTCATCTCAACTACTTCCTTGCCATCAACCAAAAGACAGATGGAGTTTTTAGACAAATTTACCGTCCAGGTTATTTTGTAGATAATAAGGGGAAAGATTCCTTTATCGATAAAAATGGTTTCCCATGGGCTATCATTGTCCCAGGGATCTTCAACCACCCAACAGAAGGTGCAGACATTCGCAATTCGTCTACTTCCGGTTATATCTTCTTTAACTCTTGGATGCAATCCAATGGAGTGGCTCATAAAGATTGGTATCTACATGTGGATCAAATCCCGGCACCTAACCGCCCATCTTATGTGGTTCGCGTCAGTGATTTTTATGCTGATAATGGATTTTCGGCTTACCTCATCAAAGCAGTTCGCAAAAACGCATGGGAAGTTTCAGCAAGTTTGATAGTCGTGGGAGCTGCCCTTGGGTTCCTCATGAAAAAGCGATTGGAAAAAAAACAAGCAGCTTAA
- a CDS encoding AMP-binding protein translates to MASILRFATNEYFLSGNFDSDLKSQNPILVDPLWKGTKLETHLNHFSLPTLTSEQSFCLVTSGSTGLPKMVWKEWDEIEKEVSYWVNQQDIQTLFTSATKVYVQVPLCHLYGLIWGFFIPKQLGIKVQWNNPEGSDLWITSAPFLQRTVSSQNPLPRAAVVSGMKFPVLLSRHLRDLGEISVTEIYGSTETGGIGVRDPLRQNRFQILEGIETKIRSEEGIAETELQIRSPFLSHKSFLLKEKGWEKQIISPSEYYSTGDLGNLSELGWFLLGRKDRIIKHNGKRVSLDRIESEILGLGLEGEFVCVPVSDELGETIGLFSSSSLSGPEILKILRMELPESHIPKVVLSNLSLPKLPNSKPDYPTITKLCNLEFQKIQTQKLNTKSSKPINFQSSIPEILETILGIQPDPDKHLIYDYGMDSIQYADLILKLEKKIKHKIPEEDKRTSYFSSASGIEEYIQEKLYLL, encoded by the coding sequence ATGGCCTCAATCCTTCGGTTTGCAACCAACGAATATTTCCTTTCTGGAAACTTTGATTCTGATTTAAAATCCCAAAATCCTATCCTTGTGGATCCACTCTGGAAAGGAACCAAACTCGAAACCCACCTAAACCATTTTTCGTTACCTACGCTTACGTCCGAACAATCCTTTTGTCTTGTTACTTCTGGTTCTACTGGCCTTCCTAAAATGGTTTGGAAAGAATGGGACGAAATTGAAAAAGAAGTTTCCTATTGGGTAAACCAACAGGACATCCAAACTCTTTTTACTAGTGCTACCAAAGTGTATGTGCAAGTTCCTCTCTGCCACTTGTACGGACTCATTTGGGGATTTTTCATTCCAAAACAATTGGGAATCAAGGTTCAATGGAACAACCCTGAAGGAAGTGATTTATGGATCACATCGGCACCATTTCTGCAGAGAACAGTAAGTTCCCAAAACCCACTTCCCCGTGCGGCGGTTGTATCGGGAATGAAATTTCCAGTCCTACTATCTCGCCACCTTCGTGATTTAGGCGAAATCTCTGTCACAGAAATATACGGTTCAACAGAAACAGGAGGAATTGGTGTACGTGACCCACTCCGACAAAATCGATTCCAAATCTTAGAAGGAATAGAAACAAAAATTCGTTCTGAAGAAGGAATCGCAGAAACGGAACTCCAAATCCGAAGTCCATTTTTATCTCATAAATCTTTTTTATTGAAAGAAAAAGGTTGGGAAAAACAGATCATATCACCTAGCGAATATTATTCCACAGGAGACTTGGGAAACTTGTCCGAATTAGGATGGTTTCTTCTTGGAAGAAAAGACAGAATCATCAAACACAATGGGAAACGAGTATCCTTAGATCGAATTGAATCAGAAATTTTAGGTTTAGGATTAGAAGGTGAATTTGTTTGTGTTCCTGTATCAGACGAATTGGGAGAAACGATTGGCCTTTTTTCTTCAAGTTCTTTGTCTGGACCAGAAATTTTAAAAATTTTGAGAATGGAGTTACCAGAAAGCCATATACCGAAGGTTGTACTTTCCAACCTCTCTTTACCGAAACTACCAAATAGCAAACCTGATTATCCAACGATTACTAAACTATGCAACCTGGAATTCCAAAAGATTCAAACGCAAAAGTTAAATACAAAAAGTTCTAAACCAATTAATTTTCAATCTAGTATTCCTGAAATTTTAGAAACCATATTGGGAATACAACCTGATCCGGATAAACATTTAATTTATGATTATGGAATGGATTCGATTCAATATGCTGATTTGATTTTAAAATTAGAGAAAAAAATAAAACACAAAATCCCAGAAGAAGACAAACGCACTAGTTATTTTTCTAGTGCTTCCGGGATCGAAGAATATATACAGGAGAAACTCTATTTATTATAA
- a CDS encoding PAS domain-containing protein, which translates to MSKFIDQNIIGKLGTLTQSEADAASFGIVKVDGSGKILLYNKYESELANVPIQTAVGKNFFTEVAICTNNRIFYGRFKEGMVSGDLDIAFNYVFTYKMKPTNVVIHLYHDNPSNTNWIFVKLR; encoded by the coding sequence ATGAGCAAATTCATAGACCAAAATATCATTGGAAAACTTGGAACATTAACGCAATCCGAAGCAGATGCGGCATCTTTTGGCATTGTAAAGGTTGATGGTAGTGGGAAAATATTATTATACAATAAATATGAGTCAGAACTTGCAAATGTCCCCATCCAAACGGCAGTGGGTAAAAACTTTTTTACCGAAGTTGCCATTTGTACCAATAACCGAATATTTTATGGAAGATTTAAAGAAGGTATGGTTTCAGGAGACTTAGACATTGCGTTTAATTACGTTTTTACATATAAAATGAAACCTACAAACGTAGTGATCCATTTGTATCATGACAATCCTTCTAATACCAATTGGATTTTCGTAAAATTAAGATAA
- a CDS encoding methyl-accepting chemotaxis protein: MGNNKNKFEVTNEKYEIAKQLVRLDGFLVTILVGFVIMIISQFIMGTFPSPFPILIGVITSICTLIFFYLFFQKRKIAKTWAGERFQKVDPVLLLAGYGIDIQQYSESLLENCSSLHMRLDAINQHIIDLNDKIHTTGEDIDRVYQIVSLLATEEVKLMEAVGKTSEEIDIMFDIVNVVIAEIQSRNETMENLVFLSKDGRIKVADTNKTIKKITESSGNILKLIDFINGVSKETNLLAINAAIEATHSGSESKGFTVIADEIGKLSSVTANNAKQITKILKENINDYDKAEKLGIESGNAFQFIADEIHIVHGTIAEVIQSIQELKSRGGAILSKGKTLDAVAERVRDTSGEVYGEIVTIHTSLEDIQGLSDTIQQECEEIHSAQREILLLTENLKGQLKNISNQTDEILSVV, encoded by the coding sequence ATGGGAAATAATAAAAATAAGTTCGAAGTTACCAACGAAAAATATGAGATCGCAAAACAATTGGTTCGTTTGGATGGATTTTTAGTAACAATACTAGTTGGATTTGTGATAATGATCATTTCACAATTCATAATGGGGACATTTCCTTCTCCATTTCCTATTTTAATTGGAGTCATTACTTCTATATGTACTCTAATTTTTTTCTATCTATTCTTCCAAAAAAGAAAAATCGCAAAAACATGGGCTGGCGAAAGGTTTCAAAAAGTAGATCCTGTGCTTTTACTGGCAGGTTATGGAATTGATATCCAACAGTATTCCGAATCTTTATTAGAAAATTGTTCTTCACTCCATATGCGGTTAGATGCAATCAACCAACATATCATCGATCTCAATGACAAAATTCATACTACAGGAGAAGACATAGACAGAGTGTATCAAATCGTTTCTCTACTTGCAACGGAAGAAGTAAAACTTATGGAAGCTGTTGGCAAAACATCAGAAGAAATTGATATCATGTTTGATATTGTGAATGTAGTTATTGCGGAAATCCAAAGTAGAAATGAGACTATGGAAAATTTAGTTTTTTTAAGCAAAGATGGACGAATCAAGGTAGCTGATACAAATAAAACCATTAAAAAAATCACTGAATCCTCCGGAAATATTTTGAAGTTAATTGATTTTATTAATGGAGTTTCCAAAGAAACTAACCTTCTCGCTATCAATGCAGCCATCGAAGCCACACATTCCGGATCTGAAAGTAAAGGATTTACAGTGATCGCAGATGAAATCGGCAAGTTATCATCTGTGACCGCTAACAACGCAAAACAAATCACAAAGATTTTAAAAGAAAATATTAATGATTACGATAAGGCAGAAAAATTAGGTATTGAATCTGGTAATGCATTTCAATTCATCGCTGACGAAATCCATATTGTTCACGGAACCATTGCTGAAGTCATTCAATCCATTCAGGAATTGAAATCAAGAGGTGGAGCCATTCTTTCAAAAGGAAAAACTTTGGATGCTGTTGCGGAACGTGTGAGAGATACATCTGGAGAGGTTTATGGCGAAATTGTTACCATCCATACCAGTTTGGAAGATATCCAAGGACTATCTGATACCATTCAACAGGAATGTGAGGAAATTCATAGCGCTCAACGAGAAATTTTACTTCTGACAGAAAACTTAAAGGGACAACTCAAAAATATTTCCAATCAAACAGATGAAATTTTGAGTGTAGTTTGA
- a CDS encoding YiiD C-terminal domain-containing protein: MRHREILLEYKVHPLWQFLEQTYGFEQAFRMFKPYEGANIQPQLVDKNTMVVSMPLILSNTNYVGTHFGGSLYSMCDPFFMFLLMMNLGKDYMVWDKGAKIDFVKPGEGTVTATFHIPNSEFEDLKELLKKEKKTIRTYETEVIGEDGKTVAKITKDLYIRRLV; encoded by the coding sequence ATGAGACACAGAGAAATACTTTTAGAATACAAAGTCCATCCCTTATGGCAGTTTTTAGAGCAGACCTATGGCTTTGAACAAGCATTTCGAATGTTCAAACCCTATGAAGGTGCCAACATTCAACCACAACTCGTAGACAAAAATACAATGGTAGTGTCTATGCCTCTTATTTTATCAAACACAAACTATGTGGGAACCCATTTTGGAGGTTCACTCTATTCGATGTGTGATCCATTTTTTATGTTTTTACTAATGATGAATCTTGGAAAAGATTATATGGTTTGGGACAAAGGGGCAAAAATTGATTTTGTAAAACCCGGAGAAGGTACGGTCACTGCAACCTTTCATATCCCCAATAGTGAATTTGAGGATTTAAAAGAACTCTTGAAAAAAGAGAAAAAAACCATTCGAACTTATGAAACAGAAGTAATTGGTGAAGATGGGAAAACCGTCGCCAAAATCACTAAGGATTTATATATCCGAAGATTGGTCTAA
- a CDS encoding TraR/DksA family transcriptional regulator has translation MPKPAAKSSSEKGVDKKFIEEVRELLQEKKESLLIKLNQWEDTSSPSGLKEMGDIADIASELNSEALTSVLTENEIETLREIELALEKIENGTYGICEGTKKKIPIARLKAIPWTRFTVEFAEQMAKSRNRAGGYRMDSLSAYPVTGMDVDSLD, from the coding sequence ATGCCGAAACCAGCTGCAAAATCTTCATCCGAGAAGGGAGTGGACAAAAAGTTCATTGAAGAGGTGCGTGAGCTCCTTCAAGAGAAAAAAGAGTCCCTCTTAATCAAACTCAACCAATGGGAAGACACTAGCTCTCCATCTGGATTGAAGGAGATGGGGGATATTGCGGACATCGCATCCGAACTCAATTCAGAGGCCTTAACTTCTGTTTTGACTGAAAACGAAATTGAAACTTTACGCGAGATCGAACTTGCGTTAGAAAAGATTGAAAACGGAACCTACGGGATCTGCGAAGGGACTAAGAAAAAAATTCCAATCGCAAGACTCAAGGCAATCCCGTGGACAAGATTTACTGTGGAATTTGCAGAACAAATGGCGAAGAGCCGCAACCGTGCTGGTGGATACCGTATGGACTCTTTATCTGCTTATCCAGTCACCGGAATGGATGTGGATTCTCTCGATTAA
- the rpmG gene encoding 50S ribosomal protein L33, producing MREIIKLTCVPCAIPGRSNYFQTKNKKTKSEKLVTKKYCKFCKSHTDHKETKV from the coding sequence ATGAGAGAAATCATAAAACTAACCTGTGTCCCATGTGCGATCCCTGGGCGGTCAAATTACTTCCAGACTAAAAACAAGAAGACAAAGTCGGAAAAACTTGTGACTAAAAAATATTGCAAATTTTGCAAATCCCATACAGATCACAAGGAAACCAAAGTCTAA
- a CDS encoding bile acid:sodium symporter family protein, with amino-acid sequence MITKISKLIVTAFPAVLLFISAIGFVFPEKIIWFKGPWITYSLGAIMLGMGLTLEAEDFIRILKQPKPILIGTVLQYTIMPILGFSLGYMFQLPESFAVGLILVSCCPGGTASNVITFLSKADVPLSVTLTSVSTILGIMMTPFLIAVLIGSRLEIDRWGLVLTTFQVILVPVGLGLFLKSIFPKLTKEIQDFFPVLSVLLIAMIVASIIASGKDTILNSDFRIFFAVILLHLGGFGLGGIFSWYLTKDAKTAKTISIEVGMQNSGLGAVLARTHFLDPNTAIPSALSSLTHSLLGSLFATYFRREPKKPAIVD; translated from the coding sequence ATGATCACTAAAATTTCTAAACTGATTGTCACTGCTTTCCCAGCTGTCCTTCTTTTCATTTCTGCCATTGGATTTGTATTTCCTGAAAAAATCATTTGGTTCAAAGGCCCTTGGATCACCTATAGCCTCGGTGCGATTATGCTTGGGATGGGACTCACACTCGAAGCAGAAGATTTTATCAGAATCTTAAAACAACCAAAACCAATTCTCATTGGAACTGTATTGCAATATACGATTATGCCAATACTCGGGTTTTCGCTTGGGTATATGTTCCAACTCCCAGAATCCTTTGCTGTAGGACTCATCCTTGTCTCTTGTTGCCCGGGAGGAACCGCGTCCAATGTAATTACGTTTTTATCCAAAGCAGATGTTCCTCTAAGTGTTACCCTAACCTCTGTCTCCACGATCCTTGGGATCATGATGACACCATTTCTCATCGCAGTGTTGATTGGCAGTCGGTTGGAAATTGACAGATGGGGTCTTGTGTTAACGACATTCCAAGTGATTTTAGTTCCTGTTGGTTTAGGATTATTTTTAAAATCAATTTTCCCAAAACTCACAAAAGAGATCCAAGATTTTTTTCCCGTACTTTCTGTACTCTTAATTGCAATGATTGTAGCTTCGATCATTGCCAGTGGAAAAGATACCATCCTAAACTCCGACTTCCGAATCTTCTTTGCAGTCATCCTTTTGCATCTAGGTGGGTTTGGACTCGGTGGAATTTTTAGTTGGTATCTGACAAAAGATGCAAAAACGGCAAAAACCATTTCGATCGAGGTGGGGATGCAGAATTCAGGGCTTGGGGCAGTGTTAGCAAGGACACATTTTCTCGATCCGAACACGGCAATTCCTAGTGCTTTATCGAGTTTGACCCACTCCCTTCTTGGGAGTTTATTTGCGACCTATTTCAGAAGGGAACCGAAAAAACCTGCTATTGTCGATTGA